In Cyprinus carpio isolate SPL01 chromosome A14, ASM1834038v1, whole genome shotgun sequence, a single window of DNA contains:
- the LOC109096231 gene encoding protocadherin-20-like encodes MTWTILQWVLLLASTGQIHSHALLRFITVEEQEAGVKIGSLSPTYSAPYRLLDERYVRLDESTGDLFTKERIDRETLCPSHQDGECTFSNTAVVSLNFEIVPMIIVVDDINDNTPIFERNEIPLHVPEDASIGTAFPLDDQAQDKDTGDNGLIRYHLEDSDGFFGIRQDGHELELVVQRELDRETQENHFLVLVAVDGGSVPLSATAHLNVTVTDVDDNCPEFDADSPITAIVPALGVKGTAVAQLKATDKDLGQNAQIAFSFSRQITDKAKALFHLDGHTGLISLAVDTQVDSPEEHMLKVFANSPLCPPAQTQVTIYIQPVMSQEPSVKIKFVAEHKNQVIVLQENEPPTILALLELEDTSTAKGTLSLDKNSMPFSLKPQAGSYLLSTSKPLDFEMCSEYEVTVIISNPHGTRLHRREVIKVLVEDVNDNAPKFEQTRYEKDIKENNEPGVFLLRVQASDADSQQFGKVRYRLTNGGPFRIHEETGVISAAESLDREQQEKYDLTVLARDGGEPSLEGLAIVSINILDVNDNPPVFPTPHFYFFVFESIPQLSQVGKVTVSDADEGDNGQIVDLRILNDSVPFAIDLAQGSLRSTGEVDREKQDRYELLVVAADGGSPVLSTTAKMTIFIEDVNDNHPQVLLPSSNLSCLTISPATRAGSMITKIFAIDEDSGMNSDITYQIIASKPALHSPFQIDEHSGNITLVQHLRGEDYGMHHLFIVVRDRGKPDPLQTTVWVNLQVNETLEKCHVNAIPEYTPPRLLPPMPVQDRCESNAGLIFYCGLCLMVISVCVLLAAVVVFMKRKNTKRKAEKKNVWETGNLCELKPLN; translated from the exons ATGACCTGGACTATACTACAG TGGGTGCTTCTCTTGGCATCTACTGGGCAAATCCATAGCCATGCACTGCTGCGCTTCATCACCGTGGAGGAGCAAGAAGCAGGCGTTAAGATCGGAAGTCTAAGCCCGACCTACTCAGCTCCATACCGGCTCCTCGATGAAAGATACGTCAGGCTGGACGAGAGCACAGGGGATCTGTTCACTAAAGAGCGCATAGACAGAGAGACCTTGTGTCCATCACATCAGGATGGGGAGTGTACTTTTTCAAACACCGCAGTCGTGAGTCTTAATTTTGAAATAGTGCCGATGATAATTGTTGTGGATGATATTAATGACAACACTCCTATTTTTGAGAGAAATGAGATTCCTCTGCATGTACCTGAAGATGCATCAATTGGGACTGCTTTCCCACTGGATGACCAAGCGCAGGATAAGGATACGGGCGATAATGGCTTGATACGATACCATTTAGAAGACTCTGATGGCTTTTTTGGCATCAGACAAGATGGGCATGAACTTGAGCTGGTGGTACAAAGGGAACTGGACCGGGAAACTCAGGAAAACCACTTCTTGGTTCTTGTAGCAGTAGATGGAGGTTCAGTACCACTTAGCGCTACAGCTCATCTCAATGTAACGGTAACCGATGTTGATGATAATTGCCCAGAGTTTGATGCTGACAGTCCCATCACAGCTATTGTGCCAGCGTTAGGAGTCAAGGGCACTGCGGTGGCCCAGCTTAAAGCCACAGACAAAGACCTGGGCCAGAATGCCCAGATCGCATTCTCCTTCAGCCGTCAGATCACAGATAAGGCCAAAGCGCTCTTTCACTTGGATGGACACACAGGCCTGATCAGCTTAGCTGTTGATACACAGGTTGACAGTCCCGAGGAGCACATGTTGAAAGTCTTTGCGAATAGCCCACTTTGCCCCCCTGCGCAAACTCAGGTAACCATATACATTCAGCCAGTGATGAGCCAAGAGCCGTCAGTCAAGATCAAGTTTGTCGCAGAGCATAAAAACCAAGTGATCGTGTTACAGGAAAACGAGCCCCCCACCATCTTGGCGCTCTTGGAGCTGGAAGACACCTCTACTGCCAAAGGTACTCTGTCCTTAGATAAAAACAGCATGCCGTTTTCTTTGAAGCCGCAAGCAGGCAGCTATTTGCTTTCAACATCAAAACCCCTAGATTTTGAGATGTGCAGCGAGTATGAGGTTACAGTTATTATTTCTAATCCTCATGGCACACGCCTACACAGAAGGGAAGTGATCAAAGTGCTGGTTGAAGATGTGAATGATAATGCCCCAAAGTTTGAACAAACACGCTATGAAAAGGACATCAAGGAGAACAACGAGCCTGGAGTGTTTCTGCTGAGAGTCCAGGCTAGCGACGCAGACAGCCAGCAGTTTGGCAAAGTAAGGTACAGGCTTACAAATGGAGGACCTTTCAGAATTCACGAAGAGACGGGTGTGATTTCAGCAGCAGAGTCTTTGGATAGAGAACAGCAGGAGAAATACGACCTGACCGTTCTGGCCCGGGACGGCGGCGAGCCGTCTCTGGAGGGCTTAGCTATTGTGTCCATAAACATACTGGATGTGAATGACAATCCACCGGTCTTTCCAACCCCACATTTCTATTTCTTTGTGTTTGAGAGCATTCCACAACTTTCCCAAGTTGGGAAAGTCACAGTAAGCGATGCTGATGAAGGAGATAACGGCCAGATAGTGGATTTGCGTATTTTGAACGACAGTGTCCCTTTTGCCATAGACCTGGCGCAGGGGTCGCTCCGCAGTACTGGTGAAGTCGACCGTGAGAAGCAAGACCGCTATGAGCTTCTTGTTGTAGCTGCAGACGGCGGCAGCCCAGTCCTTTCCACTACAGcaaaaatgaccatttttattgAGGATGTCAATGATAATCATCCCCAGGTCCTCCTTCCTAGCAGCAACCTCTCCTGTCTGACCATATCCCCGGCTACTCGAGCAGGAAGCATGATAACAAAAATTTTCGCCATTGATGAGGACTCAGGAATGAATTCAGATATAACTTACCAAATTATTGCATCCAAACCGGCTCTCCACAGCCCCTTCCAGATTGACGAGCACTCAGGAAACATTACTCTGGTCCAACATCTGCGCGGCGAGGACTACGGCATGCACCACCTCTTCATAGTCGTCCGCGACAGAGGAAAGCCAGACCCGCTGCAGACCACCGTGTGGGTCAACCTGCAGGTCAACGAGACTTTGGAAAAATGTCACGTGAATGCCATTCCGGAGTACACACCACCACGACTGCTTCCTCCGATGCCAGTTCAAGACAGATGTGAATCAAATGCCGggcttattttttattgtggCCTGTGTCTGATGGTCATCTCAGTCTGTGTTCTCCTGGCGGCTGTAGTGGTGTTTATGAAgcgcaaaaacacaaaaaggaaagcagaaaaaaagaatgtatgGGAAACTGGAAATCTCTGTGAACTGAAACCTTTAAATTAA